In one window of Ruminococcus albus AD2013 DNA:
- the pelA gene encoding pectate lyase: MKRRTKKAAGILLAAGMVMSTATPLIPQSQSGLIAYAGENDFSWSAYSKKDSSWWSSYEATSLADEMIAYQLSDGGWRKDMKNATTGSWNKSTIDNNATWGQIRFLASVYKATGNSKYKSACLKGLDLLINGQYSNGGWPQVFNDAGTYHAHITYNDSAMVQVLKIMLEVSQKSGAFSWVDSSYQSKAENAVNKGISCILKTQIKVNGTLTAWGQQHDEYTLAPAAARAYELPSVCTSESAGIVDFLRSLPDSKKSADVIRSINAAVRWFDSVKIENRKWDWNSDKSDKVVTYSSGSTIWARFYDLQYCKPLFADRDGKAYSDVTQISLERRTGYSWYGTWCANNIKLGTLPEPSSSSTQTQGTHLYVGYSNKSNNYNTIQAAVNAAASKNPSSEQTRVSIHIAPGTYREQVRVNTPYISFVNDDPSKEVKITWYYGIGYKYYSMGSDGYYNSSNAKSKSSKGEATRWGSAVALHTSASHFRAENITFENSFNRYVTDEEIADGVQVSGSESITFQRYKGADVKSKTATERAAAIAIEGDYSEFYNCKFLGSQDTLFTRGEHEYFRNCRIEGNTDYIFGQGTCVFQTCDLVWAGYTDRAVGGYITAAKSEGKYLFTDCNVYGTNGMYVGSGYFGRPWGPYADVAFVNTKLSSENMITSAGWTSMSGNQPQNAKFKEYNTTANGYGVNTSGRVSGTVRYSASGLDVYSYLSGWTPYYLNYSGAVVTVDPISGKLVKDLTVSDYENAADWAINNSFGYGSLLFGDRDFTATGVPSYLVGAEAIKTACDSKTVTSDLGTFTAGSDITVYTAVDSRVTSSGLPSWLSSWTKTGDSIYTSNDLTLEIFKKTYSKGSQITLGTNGGSTGCVNYIVLVTENAPEPLNGKYIRNLVVNDTENASDWSIRNDMNNGFQIFGDRDFTVSNVPSYLVNAETIRTACDSKIYTSDLATFTAGSDITLYIAVDTRVNYQLSWLNSWTPVGTSLYSSNDVELALYKKDVNSGTKVTLGTNGGEGYSINYIVMAVPRQTSQPINNTPYVTNISVLYNQQYHQIRFSWKPVSGATNYGIAVYLAGKWRVQTSSIPASATYFTTPKNLTPGMTYKVAIAAKVNGDWNVNNAIKNAVIVTVQ, translated from the coding sequence ATGAAAAGAAGGACAAAAAAAGCAGCCGGCATCTTGCTCGCCGCAGGAATGGTGATGTCAACAGCTACACCTCTTATACCGCAGTCTCAAAGCGGTCTCATAGCATATGCAGGTGAAAATGATTTCAGCTGGAGCGCATACTCAAAGAAGGATTCTTCATGGTGGTCAAGCTATGAAGCAACTTCCCTTGCAGATGAGATGATAGCATATCAGCTCTCCGACGGCGGCTGGAGAAAGGATATGAAGAACGCGACCACAGGTTCATGGAACAAGTCCACCATCGACAACAACGCCACATGGGGACAGATACGCTTCCTCGCAAGCGTATACAAAGCAACAGGTAATTCTAAGTACAAATCTGCCTGCCTGAAAGGTCTTGACCTGCTGATAAACGGTCAGTATTCCAATGGTGGCTGGCCTCAGGTATTCAATGATGCAGGTACTTACCATGCTCACATTACCTACAACGACAGTGCAATGGTACAGGTACTGAAGATCATGCTTGAAGTTTCCCAGAAGTCGGGAGCTTTCTCATGGGTTGACAGCAGCTATCAGAGCAAGGCTGAAAACGCTGTAAATAAGGGTATAAGCTGTATCCTTAAAACACAGATAAAGGTCAACGGCACACTGACTGCATGGGGTCAGCAGCACGATGAATATACACTTGCTCCCGCTGCAGCAAGAGCTTATGAGCTGCCATCGGTATGTACTTCCGAGAGTGCGGGCATAGTTGATTTCCTGCGTTCGCTTCCCGATTCAAAAAAATCCGCAGACGTTATCCGCAGTATAAACGCTGCTGTAAGGTGGTTCGATTCAGTAAAGATAGAGAACAGGAAGTGGGACTGGAATTCCGATAAGTCCGATAAAGTTGTTACATACTCCAGCGGCTCGACTATATGGGCAAGATTCTACGATCTCCAGTACTGCAAGCCCCTCTTCGCAGACCGTGACGGCAAAGCGTATTCCGATGTTACACAGATAAGCCTGGAGCGCAGAACAGGCTATTCATGGTACGGCACCTGGTGCGCAAACAACATCAAGCTGGGTACTCTGCCTGAACCCTCGAGTTCTTCTACACAGACACAGGGTACACATCTTTATGTCGGCTACAGCAATAAGTCAAACAATTATAATACCATACAGGCAGCAGTAAACGCAGCTGCTTCAAAAAACCCTTCATCCGAGCAGACCCGTGTAAGCATACATATCGCTCCCGGCACATACCGCGAGCAGGTTCGTGTAAACACACCTTATATCAGCTTCGTCAATGACGATCCCTCAAAGGAAGTTAAGATAACATGGTACTATGGCATAGGCTATAAGTATTACAGCATGGGCAGCGATGGATACTACAATTCATCAAATGCAAAAAGCAAGTCCTCAAAGGGCGAAGCTACCCGTTGGGGAAGCGCTGTTGCACTCCACACAAGTGCTTCACACTTCCGCGCTGAAAATATCACCTTTGAGAACTCTTTCAACCGCTATGTTACCGATGAAGAGATCGCAGATGGTGTTCAGGTATCGGGCAGCGAATCCATTACATTCCAGCGCTACAAGGGCGCAGATGTAAAGAGCAAGACAGCTACTGAGCGTGCAGCTGCGATAGCTATCGAGGGCGATTACAGCGAATTCTATAATTGTAAATTCCTTGGCAGCCAGGATACTCTGTTCACAAGAGGTGAACACGAATATTTCCGCAACTGCCGCATCGAAGGCAACACCGACTATATCTTCGGTCAGGGCACCTGCGTATTCCAGACCTGCGACCTCGTATGGGCCGGCTATACCGATAGGGCTGTCGGCGGCTATATAACAGCAGCCAAGAGTGAAGGCAAATATCTGTTCACCGATTGTAATGTATACGGAACAAACGGTATGTATGTAGGCTCCGGCTATTTCGGCAGACCCTGGGGTCCTTATGCAGATGTTGCATTCGTTAATACAAAGCTTTCTTCCGAAAACATGATCACCTCCGCAGGCTGGACAAGCATGAGCGGAAACCAGCCACAAAATGCGAAATTCAAGGAATACAACACCACAGCTAACGGCTATGGCGTAAATACTTCCGGTCGTGTGTCGGGTACTGTAAGATACTCCGCAAGCGGACTTGATGTATATTCATACCTCAGCGGCTGGACTCCATATTATTTAAACTATTCAGGTGCTGTCGTTACAGTTGATCCGATAAGCGGCAAACTGGTAAAGGATCTGACAGTGAGCGATTACGAAAACGCTGCTGACTGGGCAATAAACAACAGCTTCGGTTACGGCTCTCTGCTCTTTGGCGACCGTGATTTCACAGCCACCGGTGTACCTTCTTATCTGGTGGGCGCAGAAGCTATAAAAACTGCCTGCGATTCCAAGACTGTAACATCTGACCTCGGTACATTCACTGCAGGTTCTGACATTACTGTTTATACAGCAGTTGACAGCCGTGTTACAAGCAGCGGTCTGCCCTCATGGCTTTCAAGCTGGACAAAGACAGGCGATTCCATCTACACCTCCAACGATCTTACATTGGAGATCTTCAAGAAGACATATTCTAAGGGCAGCCAGATAACACTCGGAACAAACGGCGGTTCAACAGGCTGTGTTAACTATATTGTTCTTGTTACCGAAAATGCTCCCGAGCCTCTGAACGGAAAGTACATCAGAAATCTCGTGGTAAACGATACTGAAAATGCATCTGACTGGTCCATCAGAAACGATATGAACAACGGCTTCCAGATATTCGGCGACCGTGATTTCACGGTATCGAATGTTCCAAGCTATCTCGTAAATGCTGAAACTATCCGTACTGCCTGCGATTCCAAGATATACACATCTGATCTTGCAACATTCACAGCAGGTTCGGATATCACCCTCTACATTGCAGTTGATACAAGAGTAAACTATCAGCTCAGCTGGCTGAACTCATGGACACCTGTTGGCACATCTCTGTACTCTTCAAACGACGTTGAGCTTGCACTTTATAAAAAAGATGTTAATTCGGGAACAAAGGTAACTCTGGGCACAAACGGCGGCGAGGGCTACTCCATCAACTACATTGTAATGGCTGTTCCGAGACAGACATCACAGCCGATCAACAACACTCCTTATGTCACCAATATCAGTGTTCTGTACAACCAGCAGTACCATCAGATAAGATTCTCGTGGAAGCCTGTCAGCGGCGCTACAAACTACGGCATCGCAGTTTATCTTGCAGGCAAGTGGAGAGTTCAGACTTCTTCTATCCCCGCATCTGCTACATACTTCACAACTCCCAAAAACCTGACACCCGGCATGACCTACAAAGTTGCAATTGCCGCAAAAGTCAACGGCGACTGGAATGTAAACAATGCGATCAAGAACGCAGTGATCGTAACTGTACAGTAA
- a CDS encoding response regulator transcription factor, with product MKIRIAVVEDDREISSILKELLEISGYECVQVFDGDEASKLLSRESFDMVLMDLMLPYKNGERLIAELRENSETPVIVISAKSMMETKLEVLRLGADDYIIKPFDLDEVLVRIEVVLRRSGAFSAKPVLEAGELSLNTEENRLTVGGKQVQLTAKELMLLKLFLEHPKKVYTKAELYETVWNEQYFYEDNTINVHVSNLRSKLKKASGKDHIETVWGIGYRLKGYAQ from the coding sequence GTGAAGATCAGGATAGCAGTTGTGGAGGACGATCGCGAGATCAGCAGTATATTAAAAGAGCTTCTTGAAATCAGCGGGTATGAATGTGTTCAGGTTTTTGACGGTGATGAAGCATCAAAACTGCTGTCGCGGGAGAGCTTCGATATGGTGCTGATGGATCTGATGCTGCCATACAAAAACGGTGAAAGGCTTATCGCTGAACTCAGGGAAAATAGTGAAACTCCTGTTATCGTTATATCTGCAAAGTCCATGATGGAAACTAAGCTTGAAGTTCTCAGGCTTGGTGCAGATGATTATATCATCAAGCCTTTTGATCTCGACGAAGTGCTGGTAAGGATCGAAGTAGTTCTCAGGCGAAGTGGTGCTTTTTCTGCAAAGCCTGTACTTGAAGCAGGGGAGCTTTCGCTGAACACCGAAGAAAATCGGCTGACGGTGGGCGGGAAACAGGTTCAGCTCACAGCAAAGGAACTCATGCTGCTGAAACTATTTCTTGAACACCCGAAAAAGGTTTACACAAAGGCAGAGCTTTATGAAACTGTCTGGAATGAGCAGTATTTCTACGAGGACAACACCATCAATGTTCATGTGAGCAATCTGCGTTCAAAGCTGAAAAAAGCTTCGGGCAAAGATCACATTGAAACGGTCTGGGGCATTGGCTACAGGCTGAAAGGGTACGCACAATGA
- a CDS encoding sensor histidine kinase encodes MIAAIFIPGVICVGLLIYILIMKHQLRVMRRELERTAEFDYDRHLLISLFDKDVNDLAGEINKSIDHQKKLKMETEQAELSLRQSVSDIAHDLRTPLAVIKGDLQLILRDDGISENCRGYAGICLEKTERLKEMCDEFFELAVLESESGTVDVGKINLTNLLMSFIAENEGMIRLSGLEPEISLPPKTVFVHGDTQLVGRMLGNLLGNVLKYSHEFFTLTLTEDGCLTISNPISMNIPEPERLFERTYRADRARGGKGAGLGLYIVKLLAQKQGAEVSADVKDDMLSVRIKFLCAE; translated from the coding sequence ATGATCGCCGCGATATTTATACCGGGGGTTATCTGCGTAGGTCTTCTGATATATATTCTGATTATGAAGCACCAGCTTCGGGTAATGCGACGGGAGCTTGAACGCACAGCTGAGTTCGACTATGACCGCCATCTGCTGATATCGCTTTTCGACAAGGACGTTAATGATCTGGCGGGGGAGATCAACAAGAGTATCGACCATCAGAAAAAGCTGAAAATGGAAACCGAGCAGGCTGAGCTTTCTCTGCGGCAGTCGGTTTCGGATATAGCTCACGATCTGCGAACGCCTCTTGCTGTAATTAAAGGCGATCTTCAGCTTATACTCCGTGATGATGGTATAAGTGAAAACTGCCGCGGCTATGCCGGGATATGCCTTGAAAAAACTGAACGTCTGAAAGAGATGTGCGATGAGTTTTTTGAACTGGCTGTTCTTGAAAGCGAGAGCGGAACTGTTGACGTCGGTAAGATAAATCTCACGAACCTTCTTATGAGTTTTATCGCGGAAAACGAGGGTATGATAAGGCTCTCCGGACTTGAACCGGAGATATCACTTCCCCCTAAGACTGTTTTCGTTCATGGTGATACTCAGCTTGTGGGGCGTATGCTTGGAAATCTTCTGGGCAATGTGCTTAAATACTCACATGAGTTTTTTACGCTTACCCTCACCGAGGATGGCTGTTTGACGATCTCAAATCCCATCAGCATGAACATTCCCGAACCTGAGCGGCTATTTGAACGCACCTATCGTGCCGATCGCGCCAGGGGCGGAAAAGGTGCGGGTCTCGGACTTTATATCGTCAAACTTCTAGCGCAAAAACAGGGCGCGGAGGTCAGTGCCGATGTAAAAGATGATATGCTTTCGGTCAGGATCAAGTTTTTATGTGCTGAATAG
- a CDS encoding ABC transporter ATP-binding protein, with protein sequence MSDIIIKTTELTKQYMKNTVVKSADISIKKGMICGLVGPNGAGKTTIMKMLGGLVLPTEGEIELFGEKSEKGLAHSRSRMSFMIETPYAKQNMTARQNLEKLRLQKGLPNSDRVDEVLKLVGLADTGNKSVKNFSLGMKQRLGIAGAMLTKPELMVLDEPVNGLDPEGIVEIRELLLKLNREEHMTIVISSHILSELSLLCTDYVFIRKGEIVETISAEELNHKCHEFYHIDSDNNAALPAMLENKLGIHDIRVRRDGSVELYERIDEIRLISKTMFENGIIPTEIHMHDANLEEFYMKLVGDENDQRDKSAEVSAAEKH encoded by the coding sequence ATGAGTGATATAATCATCAAGACGACGGAACTTACAAAGCAGTATATGAAAAACACGGTGGTCAAAAGTGCTGATATCTCTATTAAAAAGGGAATGATATGCGGACTTGTGGGACCTAACGGCGCGGGCAAGACAACTATCATGAAAATGCTGGGAGGACTTGTTCTTCCAACGGAAGGGGAGATAGAACTCTTTGGTGAGAAGAGTGAAAAGGGACTGGCACATTCCCGAAGCAGAATGAGTTTTATGATAGAAACGCCCTACGCTAAGCAGAATATGACAGCTAGGCAGAATCTTGAAAAGTTAAGGCTTCAGAAAGGTCTGCCCAATAGTGACAGAGTTGATGAGGTGCTGAAACTGGTAGGTCTTGCGGATACGGGCAATAAATCGGTTAAGAATTTTTCGCTTGGTATGAAACAAAGACTGGGCATAGCAGGGGCAATGCTGACAAAACCGGAACTTATGGTACTTGATGAGCCTGTCAACGGTCTTGACCCCGAGGGCATAGTTGAGATACGCGAGCTGCTTCTGAAACTGAACCGCGAGGAGCATATGACCATAGTTATATCATCACACATTCTGTCCGAACTTTCTCTTCTCTGCACGGACTATGTGTTTATCCGCAAAGGTGAGATAGTTGAGACCATATCTGCCGAGGAACTTAATCATAAATGCCATGAGTTCTATCACATAGATTCGGATAATAATGCAGCTCTTCCCGCTATGCTTGAAAACAAGCTGGGTATACATGATATCCGTGTTCGCAGGGACGGTTCTGTTGAACTTTATGAACGTATCGATGAGATAAGGCTGATATCAAAGACCATGTTCGAGAACGGTATCATACCGACAGAGATACATATGCACGATGCTAACCTTGAAGAATTCTACATGAAACTGGTAGGTGATGAAAATGATCAACGTGATAAAAGCGCAGAAGTATCAGCTGCTGAGAAGCATTAG
- a CDS encoding ABC transporter permease: MINVIKAQKYQLLRSISTYVILLCSLLFIAAILFAEISGEQAEKITGSMFVSYIGEINMTIPPMLILVYTAVIFGNDLTDKTVNYELLCGIRRSDVFFGRFFVVLAVNIIVYLIITVPPMLIFTALNGWGHTMTVKEVAIRYSLGLLPVIRYTSFYTFITMAVRNKAVVIGIGYVFSMITMLLTILINELFDTKVTMYLFSIDIFDRLLNPKNMGYGFFDGEDVMVVKDILETDTMCHAAAASILGTAVFLLIGYAVMRRRDMN; the protein is encoded by the coding sequence ATGATCAACGTGATAAAAGCGCAGAAGTATCAGCTGCTGAGAAGCATTAGCACTTATGTGATATTGCTCTGCTCGCTGTTATTTATTGCCGCTATCCTGTTTGCGGAGATATCAGGTGAACAAGCAGAAAAGATAACCGGAAGTATGTTTGTCAGCTACATAGGTGAGATAAATATGACGATCCCGCCTATGCTGATCCTAGTTTATACTGCTGTGATATTCGGCAATGATCTTACCGATAAAACGGTCAACTACGAACTGCTTTGCGGGATCAGACGAAGTGATGTTTTCTTTGGAAGATTCTTTGTAGTACTGGCTGTAAATATTATAGTGTATCTTATCATAACTGTTCCGCCGATGCTTATATTCACTGCATTGAACGGCTGGGGTCATACTATGACGGTCAAAGAAGTAGCCATTAGGTATTCTTTGGGTCTGTTGCCTGTGATTCGATATACATCGTTCTATACTTTTATAACGATGGCCGTCAGAAACAAAGCTGTTGTTATCGGTATAGGCTATGTGTTCTCAATGATAACGATGCTTTTAACTATTCTGATAAATGAACTTTTTGATACTAAGGTAACGATGTATTTGTTTTCAATCGATATCTTTGATAGGCTGCTGAATCCTAAAAATATGGGCTACGGCTTTTTTGACGGAGAAGATGTTATGGTGGTAAAGGATATACTTGAAACAGATACTATGTGTCACGCTGCGGCAGCAAGTATCCTGGGCACAGCTGTATTTTTGCTTATCGGCTACGCTGTAATGCGCAGACGCGACATGAATTGA